In Uranotaenia lowii strain MFRU-FL chromosome 2, ASM2978415v1, whole genome shotgun sequence, one genomic interval encodes:
- the LOC129741568 gene encoding uncharacterized protein LOC129741568 translates to MADDIRRLSKQERMLWSLLENMDDFLHEYVEGRDQGELQPRLAKLDEAYTRFSDLRIQIEIILEDLDGENDDDDSKVRVERKESRKEENKELFKEFVNRYFSIKQQLLSKMESIPTQPVHPISSIPNPVLPCHTKYPELTLPTFTGKLSDWINFRDNFRSLIHDNPQLNDMDKFNYLRTSLRNDALLQINQIQVAAMNYGLAWNTLQTKYENHKLIAQEHMKEIFAAPVMQTESFEGLNTLLTTFKTNLQQLEKLGQRTSDWSTLLAFVLSQKLNSETYRLWETYHASKNVPTYEAMVVFLETQCSILQSTANRRENDVQRNIEGASFSHSTIALERLCPVCRNGPHQIESCSRFGRMRVIDRKELVRRLRLCFNCLDNGHFVLDCTRRSCSKCEQRHHYLLHPYSPNRSSQSSITNYPQVPRRPQRANSESRSEPYTQHDQSRTNNYEHSQNNSQSTQQPPPTNTPTVSHHTATVLSTQPHAHTAILSTAIVMLADSSGNTVLARALLDNGSQICLMTKELSQKLKFERFQENLSVKGVGGSTNVSKVSVLARIVSCSSSFTFAERKFYVLSQITLDLPQRSIDVSSWKLPPSISLADPDFYKSSSVDLVIGVSTFYDVLLPNQMRIGDDGPILQNSHLGWIVAGELPETTVMSYSAMTPTDSPDEPAKDMVSCMFNTVTLRCPRRFIQDVVYYNDSSNLRYYYLEDGTTDSRTTARLSEHHTSIFSPYKGYAKGLNELRRSLMPGGLNSNTCFL, encoded by the exons atggcTGATGATATCCGGCGTCTGTCCAAACAAGAGCGTATGCTGTGGAGTTTGCTGGAGAATATGGATGATTTTCTTCATGAATACGTCGAAGGCCGGGACCAGGGGGAACTTCAACCACGACTGGCAAAATTAGACGAGGCTTACACCAGATTCTCTGACCTGCGCATCCAGATCGAAATTATCTTGGAGGACCTTGACGGGGAAAATGACGACGACGATAGCAAGGTTCGCGTGGAACGCAAGGAATCCAGGAAGGAAGAAAATAAAGAGTTATTCAAGGAATTTGTGAATCGGTACTTTTCGATAAAACAACAGCTGCTTTCAAAAATGGAATCGATCCCTACTCAACCTGTTCACCCGATATCCTCCATTCCTAACCCAGTATTACCGTGTCACACGAAGTATCCTGAGCTGACGTTGCCAACTTTCACTGGAAAGCTTTCAGACTGGATTAACTTTCGCGACAATTTTCGATCCTTGATTCATGACAACCCACAGCTTAATGACATGGACAAATTCAATTACCTCCGTACGTCGTTGAGAAATGATGCACTCCTCCAGATTAATCAGATCCAGGTAGCAGCAATGAATTATGGACTGGCTTGGAACACATTGCAAACTAAATACGAGAACCACAAACTGATAGCCCAAGAGCATATGAAAGAAATTTTTGCTGCACCTGTAATGCAAACGGAAAGCTTTGAAGGGTTAAACACACTATTAACGACATTCAAAACTAACCTCCAACAATTGGAGAAGCTTGGCCAGCGCACTAGTGATTGGAGCACACTATTGGCATTCGTGCTCTCACAGAAATTGAACAGCGAAACATATCGTCTATGGGAAACATACCACGCCTCCAAAAACGTACCCACTTACGAAGCCATGGTTGTGTTTTTGGAGACCCAATGTTCTATTCTGCAATCAACTGCCAATCGACGTGAAAATGATGTCCAACGAAACATCGAAGGAGCATCCTTTAGTCACAGCACGATTGCTTTAGAGAGATTGTGCCCTGTTTGCAGAAATGGACCACACCAAATCGAGAGCTGCTCAAGATTCGGCAGGATGAGAGTTATTGATCGGAAGGAGTTAGTGCGAAGATTGAGACTTTGCTTTAATTGTTTGGATAATGGACATTTTGTCTTAGATTGTACCCGCAGATCCTGCTCAAAATGTGAACAGCGTCATCACTATTTATTGCACCCGTATTCTCCCAATCGAAGCAGTCAGTCGAGTATAACCAACTATCCTCAAGTCCCACGAAGACCTCAACGCGCGAACAGTGAATCAAGAAGTGAACCCTACACGCAACACGATCAGTCCCGAACGAACAACTACGAACATTCTCAAAATAACTCCCAATCTACACAACAGCCACCTCCCACAAACACGCCAACAGTTAGTCACCACACTGCTACTGTACTTAGTACGCAACCACACGCCCACACTGCTATCCTGTCGACAGCCATTGTCATGCTAGCTGACAGCAGCGGCAACACCGTTTTAGCTCGTGCGTTGTTAGATAATGGGTCTCAGATCTGCTTGATGACTAAGGAATTATCCCAGAAGCTTAAGTTTGAGCGCTTCCAAGAAAACCTTTCCGTAAAAGGTGTAGGAGGGTCCACAAATGTATCGAAGGTGTCTGTCCTTGCTCGGATTGTGTCTTGTTCATCCTCTTTTACTTTTGCCGAGAGGAAATTCTATGTGCTGTCTCAAATAACGTTAGATTTGCCTCAACGAAGTATCGATGTTAGCTCATGGAAACTGCCGCCTTCAATCTCTCTAGCTGATCCTGATTTCTACAAATCAAGCTCCGTTGATCTTGTGATAGGCGTGTCAACGTTCTACGATGTATTGTTACCGAACCAGATGAGAATTGGTGATGACGGGCCTATCCTACAGAACTCGCATCTAGGGTGGATTGTCGCAGGAGAGCTACCGGAAACAACTGTAATGTCATACAGCGCAATGACACCTACGGATTCTCCAGATGAACCAGCGAAGGATATG GTTTCATGCATGTTCAACACCGTAACCCTAAGATGCCCAAGACGGTTCATCCAAGATGTGGTCTATTATAACGATTCATCGAACCTGC GATACTACTATCTAGAAGACGGCACCACAGATTCTCGTACCACTGCTCGACTATCGGAACATCACACAAGTATTTTCAGCCCCTACAAGGGGTACGCTAAGGGTCTTAACGAGCTTCGTCGTTCGTTGATGCCTGGGGGCCTCAACTCAAATACATGTTTCCTGTGA